From the genome of Thermococcus chitonophagus, one region includes:
- a CDS encoding nucleotidyltransferase domain-containing protein, producing the protein MEKILRNLKAIIVEEFERRGIKVREIILFGSRAKGNSKESSDWDIMVVIEDNIDRETYNELGYSVYRRVDIPLDWRSTRTSQDSSITMQYEMVLRYEGRR; encoded by the coding sequence ATGGAAAAAATTCTCAGGAATCTGAAAGCGATAATAGTTGAAGAGTTTGAAAGGAGAGGGATTAAAGTTCGTGAAATTATCCTATTTGGATCTAGGGCCAAGGGAAACTCTAAAGAGAGTTCGGACTGGGATATAATGGTCGTTATAGAAGATAATATCGATAGGGAAACGTATAATGAGCTCGGGTACAGTGTTTATAGGAGGGTTGATATTCCACTTGATTGGAGAAGTACAAGGACCTCCCAGGATTCATCTATTACTATGCAGTACGAGATGGTGTTAAGATATGAGGGAAGACGTTAA
- a CDS encoding methyltransferase RsmF C-terminal domain-like protein produces MDIKKMLEEQYGYAPDDLVLEVRGRRIYAYRKCEFPEKGHEGVYFGKIEADGIRLTIEGAFIIGPKATKNVIEVDDEKARTWLRGEDIKVDEEGNRWVILKWRNYWLGGGKLINGVVKNYVPKERRLVL; encoded by the coding sequence ATGGACATCAAGAAAATGCTCGAAGAGCAGTATGGCTACGCTCCAGATGATTTAGTTCTTGAAGTTAGGGGAAGGAGAATATACGCTTACAGGAAGTGCGAGTTTCCAGAGAAGGGTCACGAAGGAGTGTACTTTGGAAAGATAGAGGCTGATGGCATAAGGCTAACCATTGAGGGAGCATTCATAATAGGACCCAAAGCCACGAAAAATGTCATAGAGGTCGACGATGAGAAGGCGAGGACATGGCTTAGGGGAGAGGACATAAAGGTTGACGAAGAGGGGAACAGATGGGTTATCCTAAAGTGGAGGAACTACTGGCTCGGCGGCGGAAAGCTTATCAATGGCGTTGTTAAGAACTACGTTCCCAAGGAAAGGAGGCTTGTGCTCTAG
- the truA gene encoding tRNA pseudouridine(38-40) synthase TruA: protein MRVALKIAYDGTRFHGFQRQPNVRTVEGEIIKALNDAGIEFTDFKSASRTDRGVSALGNVVALTTDDERILNPMVLNGRLEDIWVLSAVKVPQDFHPRFWAKSKVYRYYLPSWDLDIEKVKECSRLFLGTHDFSAFARVDGRDTIRSIDRIEVWKSGPILVVEVEAKSFLWEMVRRIVKALELCGSGKLVSQDIERMLQGAYERSRKVPPAPPEGLLLVDVEYNGITFPLDERSLKKFRREVEERAKARMMLSYLTLDMIKV, encoded by the coding sequence ATGAGGGTCGCCCTTAAAATAGCCTACGATGGAACAAGATTCCACGGCTTTCAAAGGCAACCCAACGTTAGAACCGTCGAGGGCGAGATTATTAAAGCATTAAATGATGCAGGCATAGAGTTCACGGATTTCAAGAGCGCATCAAGGACTGATAGGGGCGTAAGTGCATTAGGGAACGTTGTTGCCCTGACAACAGACGATGAGAGGATTCTCAATCCAATGGTTCTAAACGGCAGGCTTGAAGATATTTGGGTTCTCTCAGCTGTGAAGGTTCCCCAGGATTTCCATCCTAGATTCTGGGCCAAATCGAAGGTGTATAGGTACTACCTTCCATCTTGGGATCTGGACATTGAGAAGGTTAAGGAGTGCTCTAGGCTTTTCCTAGGAACACACGACTTCTCGGCATTCGCGAGAGTTGATGGAAGGGACACGATTAGGAGTATAGATAGGATTGAAGTTTGGAAGAGCGGGCCAATTTTAGTTGTTGAGGTTGAGGCGAAGAGCTTTCTTTGGGAGATGGTTAGGAGAATAGTCAAGGCCCTTGAGCTCTGCGGGTCGGGTAAACTTGTATCCCAGGATATAGAGAGGATGCTTCAGGGAGCGTACGAGAGGAGCAGGAAGGTGCCCCCAGCTCCTCCAGAGGGCTTACTGCTCGTGGATGTGGAGTACAACGGAATTACTTTCCCACTCGACGAGAGATCCCTGAAAAAGTTTAGAAGGGAAGTCGAGGAGAGGGCGAAGGCTAGGATGATGCTTTCTTACTTAACCCTAGATATGATAAAAGTTTAA
- the metG gene encoding methionine--tRNA ligase subunit beta yields MSVYDVEEFWKFDMRVGLVKEAEKIPRTKKLIKLVVDFGKEERTIVTGIADQYSPEDLKGKKFIFVLNLKPKKFSGVESQGMLIVAETEEGKVFLIPVPDEVPVGTKVW; encoded by the coding sequence GTGTCGGTGTATGACGTTGAAGAGTTCTGGAAGTTTGATATGAGGGTTGGTCTAGTGAAAGAAGCCGAGAAAATTCCAAGGACGAAAAAGCTGATAAAGCTCGTTGTTGACTTTGGGAAGGAAGAGAGAACGATAGTCACCGGAATAGCTGACCAGTACTCTCCAGAAGACCTAAAGGGGAAGAAATTTATATTCGTATTGAACCTAAAACCAAAGAAATTTTCGGGAGTCGAGAGCCAAGGGATGCTTATAGTTGCTGAAACCGAAGAAGGGAAAGTCTTCTTAATCCCAGTTCCCGATGAGGTTCCCGTTGGGACAAAAGTTTGGTAG
- a CDS encoding 6-hydroxymethylpterin diphosphokinase MptE-like protein — protein MKWEEWKPFYERIVREMGYSVEDDRKSAELLRAILIENDNYIIKEELKAVIMEKVYVFGAGPSLEDALKKYDFSDGTKIAADGATTALLEHQMIPDIVVTDLDGRIQDLIRASGRAIMVVHAHGDNMDKLPLVTNFPIVLGTCQTEPLDIIYNFGGFTDGDRAAFLAEELGAKEIILVGFDFSGLVGRWSKPWLKQHTTAWEEKRKKLGFAEELLQWLKDNGKAKITFLY, from the coding sequence ATGAAGTGGGAAGAGTGGAAGCCGTTTTACGAGCGAATAGTCAGAGAGATGGGGTACTCGGTAGAGGATGATAGGAAGTCAGCCGAGCTACTAAGGGCAATCCTTATTGAAAACGATAATTACATAATTAAAGAAGAGCTTAAAGCTGTAATTATGGAAAAAGTTTACGTGTTCGGTGCCGGCCCTAGTCTCGAAGATGCCCTAAAGAAATACGATTTCTCAGATGGCACAAAGATTGCAGCGGATGGAGCTACTACCGCCCTTTTAGAGCACCAAATGATCCCGGACATAGTGGTCACAGATCTTGACGGGAGAATTCAGGATTTAATTAGAGCATCTGGGAGGGCAATTATGGTAGTCCACGCTCACGGTGATAATATGGATAAGCTCCCTCTCGTGACGAACTTCCCCATAGTCCTGGGGACTTGTCAAACTGAGCCCTTAGATATAATATACAACTTTGGAGGCTTTACGGATGGAGATAGGGCCGCATTTCTGGCAGAAGAACTTGGGGCTAAGGAGATAATCCTTGTAGGTTTCGACTTCTCAGGCCTAGTTGGAAGGTGGAGCAAGCCTTGGTTGAAGCAACATACAACTGCATGGGAAGAAAAAAGGAAGAAGCTGGGTTTCGCAGAGGAACTTTTGCAGTGGCTTAAAGACAATGGTAAGGCAAAAATAACCTTTCTTTACTGA
- a CDS encoding carbon starvation CstA family protein yields the protein MNSAITIFLAGLIYVVLYHTYGKALQNKVVKADPNRPTPAHKLYDGVDYVPAHPLVLYGHHFASIAGAGPIVGPAVAMAWGWLPGLLWVWFGNVFIGAVHDYLALMSSVRYDGKSIQWIAGKLMSKRTSMAFELYVWFALILVIAAFANVIAGIFVKTPGAATASILFLLIAVILGWLLYKVQIDFKVGTIIGIVLLALAIYIGFKFPIEASKQVWYIFLGLYIIVASSLPVWILLQPRDYLNAYILWFGLALGGIAFLVVGLKGMGTFTAPAYTTWSAHVVGGKPSPFWPTIPLVIACGALSGFHSLVGSGTSSKQLDNELHGLLVGYGGMFTEGFLSTIVISSIAVYGIKVFQDANVAINFQNWAQIYAPMVASKIGKVTIFAKSYAYGLHDAFGIDVKAGALFASLWVSAFALTTLDTATRLGRFAWQEIIEMVKGPEILKNKWVASFILVFLGIYLAWIGKWLVIWPAFSGMNQMLASIAMMTASLWVAKVQRPAGIWKWAVLIPALFLWVTVTAALIWFLIYVGKGSIWVSIITIVGLALNFLLVIDWYHAWKKPAEEYQAATA from the coding sequence ATGAATTCCGCCATTACCATCTTTCTGGCGGGTCTCATCTATGTTGTCTTGTATCACACCTATGGTAAGGCCCTTCAGAACAAGGTAGTAAAGGCAGACCCCAACAGGCCAACGCCTGCTCACAAGCTCTACGATGGCGTTGACTACGTTCCAGCACACCCACTAGTTCTCTACGGCCACCACTTCGCTTCAATAGCTGGTGCAGGGCCAATTGTAGGTCCAGCCGTGGCAATGGCCTGGGGCTGGCTCCCAGGATTGCTGTGGGTCTGGTTCGGAAACGTCTTCATTGGAGCAGTCCACGACTATCTAGCATTGATGTCATCCGTGCGTTACGATGGTAAGTCAATTCAGTGGATAGCCGGAAAGCTCATGAGCAAGAGGACCAGCATGGCCTTTGAGCTCTACGTCTGGTTTGCGCTGATCTTAGTTATAGCAGCATTCGCTAACGTTATAGCAGGAATATTTGTCAAGACCCCTGGTGCTGCAACAGCTTCAATACTGTTCCTGCTGATTGCAGTCATATTGGGATGGTTGCTGTACAAGGTGCAGATAGACTTCAAGGTGGGAACGATTATAGGGATAGTCTTGCTAGCACTTGCAATTTACATCGGATTCAAGTTCCCAATAGAGGCCAGCAAACAGGTTTGGTACATATTCCTGGGCCTGTACATAATAGTTGCATCTTCACTGCCAGTTTGGATTCTGTTGCAGCCTAGAGATTACCTCAACGCGTACATTCTGTGGTTTGGTCTTGCACTTGGAGGCATAGCGTTCCTCGTGGTTGGCCTTAAGGGTATGGGGACTTTCACAGCTCCTGCATACACTACTTGGAGCGCCCACGTTGTCGGTGGAAAACCCTCACCATTCTGGCCAACAATCCCACTGGTCATAGCATGTGGTGCACTGAGCGGTTTCCACTCCTTGGTTGGTTCAGGAACGTCATCAAAGCAACTTGACAACGAACTTCATGGCCTACTTGTTGGCTATGGTGGAATGTTCACTGAGGGATTCCTATCGACTATCGTTATCTCTTCAATAGCAGTATATGGAATAAAGGTCTTCCAGGATGCCAATGTTGCAATAAACTTCCAGAACTGGGCCCAAATCTACGCCCCAATGGTAGCAAGTAAAATAGGAAAGGTCACAATATTCGCAAAGAGCTATGCCTATGGACTGCATGACGCTTTTGGTATTGATGTAAAGGCCGGTGCACTCTTCGCGAGCCTGTGGGTTTCAGCGTTTGCATTAACTACATTAGATACGGCAACAAGACTTGGAAGGTTTGCATGGCAGGAAATAATTGAGATGGTGAAGGGTCCAGAGATCCTTAAGAACAAGTGGGTTGCATCCTTCATCCTCGTGTTCCTGGGGATCTACCTGGCATGGATTGGAAAGTGGCTCGTTATATGGCCAGCCTTCAGTGGAATGAACCAGATGCTTGCGAGCATAGCTATGATGACAGCTTCTCTGTGGGTGGCAAAGGTTCAGAGGCCCGCAGGAATATGGAAGTGGGCTGTTCTAATTCCGGCGCTGTTCCTATGGGTTACAGTAACCGCAGCATTGATATGGTTCCTGATCTACGTAGGAAAGGGAAGCATCTGGGTCAGCATAATAACAATTGTTGGTCTTGCACTGAACTTCCTGCTCGTCATTGACTGGTACCACGCATGGAAGAAGCCCGCAGAAGAGTACCAGGCCGCTACCGCCTGA
- a CDS encoding ArsA family ATPase has protein sequence MRKYLLPQDGFRVIFVIGKGGVGKTTTSASLAVALAEAGHKTLIVSLDPAHNLGDVLMEKLSDKPREIMENLYASELDMEGMIREYLEHLEKNLKNMYRYLTVINLEKYFEVLRYSPGIEEYATLEAIREILSEGDNWNVIVFDTPPTGLTLRVLALPRISLIWADKLIEIRKKILERRRAIAKIQGEQKFVVDGEEIKLPTEEEEDGVMRELKAYRSEVEFVYKTITDPKKTSVIAVMNPELLPLYETKRAYESLKKFKVPFNLIVMNKVIQLEREVPEIKVKIEAQKRVMEEVKREFRGVDIVEIPMFQEEPRGIEWLRKVGGMIVGNP, from the coding sequence ATGAGAAAATATCTCCTACCTCAGGATGGATTCAGAGTGATATTTGTCATTGGGAAGGGAGGAGTTGGGAAGACAACCACCTCAGCCTCATTAGCAGTTGCCCTAGCGGAGGCAGGCCATAAAACCCTCATAGTCTCCCTTGATCCAGCCCACAATCTTGGTGACGTTTTAATGGAGAAGCTTTCAGATAAGCCCAGGGAGATAATGGAGAACCTCTATGCGAGCGAGCTTGACATGGAGGGAATGATTAGGGAGTATCTGGAGCACCTTGAGAAGAACCTGAAGAACATGTATAGGTATTTGACAGTAATAAACCTCGAGAAGTACTTCGAAGTCCTACGGTACTCCCCTGGAATAGAGGAGTACGCAACCCTTGAGGCTATAAGGGAAATACTTAGTGAGGGGGATAATTGGAACGTCATAGTGTTTGACACTCCTCCAACAGGTCTCACGCTAAGGGTTCTCGCTTTGCCGAGGATCTCTTTAATATGGGCAGACAAGCTAATAGAGATTAGGAAAAAGATACTCGAGAGGAGGAGGGCTATAGCCAAGATTCAGGGGGAGCAGAAGTTCGTAGTTGATGGAGAAGAGATAAAGCTTCCAACTGAGGAAGAAGAGGATGGCGTTATGAGGGAGCTGAAGGCATACAGGAGTGAGGTTGAATTCGTGTACAAGACTATAACTGACCCCAAAAAGACTTCAGTTATCGCTGTTATGAATCCAGAGCTGCTTCCCCTTTACGAAACTAAGAGAGCTTATGAAAGCCTGAAGAAATTCAAGGTTCCCTTCAACTTAATAGTCATGAACAAGGTGATCCAGCTTGAGCGCGAAGTTCCTGAGATAAAGGTCAAAATTGAGGCTCAAAAGAGAGTTATGGAGGAAGTTAAGAGGGAATTCAGAGGTGTTGATATAGTCGAAATTCCTATGTTCCAAGAGGAACCGAGAGGAATTGAGTGGCTGAGGAAGGTCGGGGGTATGATAGTTGGAAATCCTTGA
- a CDS encoding iron-sulfur cluster assembly protein, giving the protein MEILEKLRRVKNPFTGQDIVSEGLVTKVIKEDNKVIIYVAFARNTPRKPAAMAMVWPIQAKIVREIVNVLKDYDIEILDDLTLQRYYPVEEV; this is encoded by the coding sequence TTGGAAATCCTTGAAAAACTAAGGAGGGTCAAGAATCCGTTCACGGGTCAAGATATAGTCAGCGAAGGACTAGTAACTAAGGTTATTAAGGAAGATAATAAGGTCATAATTTACGTGGCCTTTGCAAGGAATACACCAAGAAAGCCCGCAGCAATGGCAATGGTGTGGCCAATTCAGGCTAAGATAGTGAGGGAGATAGTTAACGTCCTAAAAGATTACGATATTGAAATTTTAGACGATCTGACACTGCAAAGGTACTACCCAGTGGAGGAGGTATAA
- the ndk gene encoding nucleoside-diphosphate kinase yields MEEVERTLVIIKPDAVVRGLIGEIISRFEKRGLKIVGMKMIWIDRELAEKHYEEHKGKPFFNALIEYITKAPVVVMVVEGRYAIEVVRRMAGATDPKDAAPGTIRGDYGLDIGDAIYNVIHASDSKESAEREINLYFKPEELFEYCKAADWFYREKKKAEC; encoded by the coding sequence ATGGAAGAAGTGGAGAGGACCCTAGTAATAATAAAGCCTGATGCTGTTGTCAGAGGATTAATTGGAGAAATAATAAGCAGGTTTGAAAAAAGAGGACTAAAAATCGTTGGCATGAAGATGATTTGGATAGACCGGGAGTTGGCAGAGAAGCACTACGAAGAGCACAAAGGTAAGCCCTTCTTTAATGCCCTTATAGAGTATATCACAAAGGCTCCCGTAGTTGTAATGGTCGTTGAGGGGAGATATGCAATTGAGGTTGTCAGAAGGATGGCTGGAGCAACGGATCCCAAGGATGCGGCCCCAGGAACCATTAGGGGAGACTATGGCCTTGACATTGGAGATGCAATCTACAATGTAATTCACGCAAGCGATTCGAAGGAGAGTGCCGAAAGGGAGATTAACTTGTACTTCAAACCAGAAGAACTGTTTGAGTACTGTAAGGCTGCTGACTGGTTCTACAGGGAAAAGAAAAAAGCAGAATGCTAG
- a CDS encoding helicase C-terminal domain-containing protein yields MLEHFPYQSLRPHQEEFITLVREAVKSGKNLIVEAPTGFGKTISVLAGVLPYAISLGYKVIYLARTHKQMDRVIEELKAIRKVGKVSGIEFRSRKDLCLHKYIQTFAPDAYTSMVVCKSLRKLGKCKFYENLKEKKDRVKEIVEFFLERPSFPWEVLEYSELLELCPYEVTRKVGEKANVIVASYLYMLNPWIRQAFMDSLGIDYSDLIVIFDEAHNVPDQAISTLSDRLSVRTIERAIKEAHEYGEDDVENFLSIFLKGLEILYKKRLENYESSEIPIRPQEVFEHPILILSYSPRDLAEIINYMVEIGDAIREDKIERNLPPRSYVGRVGEFLWNWLSVGEREDYIHLFSKERGLALELVALDPSVALDFVNEVHSAIFMSGTLSPLEAFRDIIGVKAELKKFPRMVKRENAIVLVARDVSTRGEERSPSLYRKIAEYIFEAVKIIPKNVGVFTASYEVLEGIISTNVHIKIEEEVGKKVFIEKKDASSSENDAMVTEFKAHAKKNGAVLFGVMGGRNSEGQDYSGDEMNGVVLVGIPYARPTPRVQAQIRYFEKKFPGKGRYYGYVLPAHRKLAQAAGRVHRSAEEKGSIVILDYRVLWSNVKKDLPDWMVETMKPVTLPLMRIRLRKFWRSGEIGS; encoded by the coding sequence ATGCTAGAGCACTTCCCATACCAGAGCCTTCGACCGCATCAGGAAGAGTTCATAACCCTAGTCAGGGAAGCCGTTAAAAGTGGGAAAAATCTAATAGTGGAGGCTCCCACGGGATTCGGGAAAACGATAAGTGTTCTTGCTGGAGTATTGCCCTATGCAATCTCCCTGGGGTACAAGGTGATTTATCTGGCAAGAACTCACAAGCAGATGGACAGGGTAATAGAGGAGCTTAAGGCAATAAGAAAGGTTGGAAAAGTTAGCGGGATTGAGTTCAGGAGTAGAAAGGATCTATGCCTACACAAGTACATTCAGACGTTCGCTCCGGACGCTTACACGAGTATGGTCGTATGTAAGAGCCTTAGAAAGCTTGGAAAGTGCAAGTTCTACGAAAATCTAAAGGAGAAGAAAGATAGGGTTAAGGAGATAGTTGAATTCTTCCTTGAGAGACCATCTTTTCCCTGGGAAGTTCTTGAATACTCAGAACTGCTGGAGCTATGTCCTTATGAGGTAACTAGGAAGGTTGGGGAGAAGGCCAACGTAATAGTTGCAAGCTATCTCTATATGCTGAACCCATGGATCAGGCAGGCCTTTATGGACAGTCTTGGTATTGATTATTCTGATCTGATAGTGATATTTGATGAGGCCCATAACGTTCCAGATCAAGCAATCTCAACGTTAAGCGACAGGCTAAGCGTGAGGACGATTGAGAGAGCAATTAAAGAGGCCCATGAATACGGGGAGGATGACGTTGAAAACTTCCTTTCGATATTCCTAAAGGGGCTGGAGATACTGTACAAGAAGAGATTAGAGAATTATGAATCCTCCGAGATTCCTATAAGGCCCCAGGAAGTCTTTGAACATCCAATCCTCATACTCTCTTACTCTCCTAGGGATTTGGCTGAGATCATAAACTACATGGTTGAAATTGGGGATGCGATAAGAGAGGACAAAATAGAGAGGAACCTCCCACCAAGGAGCTACGTTGGAAGAGTGGGGGAATTTCTATGGAACTGGCTCTCCGTTGGAGAGAGGGAGGATTACATCCATTTATTCAGCAAGGAAAGGGGACTCGCTCTAGAGCTCGTAGCCCTTGATCCTTCAGTGGCCCTAGACTTTGTTAACGAGGTTCACTCGGCAATCTTCATGTCAGGAACGCTCAGCCCCTTGGAGGCATTTAGGGATATCATAGGTGTAAAAGCCGAGCTAAAGAAGTTCCCCAGGATGGTAAAAAGGGAGAATGCAATAGTTTTAGTTGCGAGGGATGTTTCCACGAGGGGAGAAGAGAGGAGCCCTAGCCTGTACAGGAAGATCGCCGAGTACATTTTTGAGGCCGTAAAGATAATTCCCAAAAACGTGGGCGTTTTTACAGCTTCATACGAAGTGCTGGAGGGGATAATAAGCACCAATGTTCACATAAAGATCGAGGAGGAAGTTGGAAAGAAGGTGTTCATAGAAAAGAAGGATGCAAGCTCAAGTGAAAATGATGCTATGGTTACAGAGTTCAAGGCACATGCAAAGAAAAACGGGGCAGTTCTCTTTGGTGTTATGGGCGGAAGGAACAGCGAGGGTCAGGACTACTCAGGAGATGAAATGAATGGTGTAGTTCTGGTGGGCATCCCTTATGCCCGGCCAACTCCGAGGGTTCAAGCCCAGATAAGGTACTTTGAAAAGAAGTTCCCTGGGAAGGGAAGGTACTATGGCTACGTTCTACCCGCCCACAGGAAGCTCGCTCAAGCTGCTGGAAGAGTTCATCGCTCTGCTGAGGAAAAGGGAAGCATAGTTATCCTTGACTATAGGGTTCTGTGGAGTAACGTTAAAAAGGATCTTCCCGACTGGATGGTTGAGACTATGAAGCCGGTGACTCTGCCTCTTATGAGAATCAGACTTAGGAAGTTCTGGAGGTCTGGTGAGATTGGAAGTTGA
- the ilvB gene encoding biosynthetic-type acetolactate synthase large subunit: MKMSGAKALVKALEKQGVKHTFGIIGGSIMPVFDELLDSEIRHITTRHEQGAAHAADGYARVSGRPGVAITTSGPGATNLVTGIATAYMDSSPIVAITGQVPTYMVGKMAFQETDIINITKPITKWNYQIQKPEEVPKAVKMAFTIATLGRPGPTLLDFPKDAQTGEGEMNFDVDISQLVTPWRPPKLDACPEEVKKAVDMILSAEKPVFIVGGGVVWSGATDEVLAIAEYLMIPIMATFMGKGAVPENHPLYVGNLGMHGKIAANKLLPETDLIIAVGMRWSDRTVSEFENFAPNAKIIHIDIDPKEVGKNVKAHLGIIGDAKRVLRAIYNEIVRRAKKREDWPWFRKVQEFKEKYREELVPIDGNYLRPPEILKELRKLLPEDAIVATEVGQNQMWVALFFPILKPRTFITSGGLGTMGFGFPAAIGAKVAKPDKVVVDIAGDGSFMMSERELATAVNENIPVIVIILNNSSLGMVAQWQRMFYNRRYVATYFKKNPDFAKLAEVYGAQGFRAETMDELIKAVKEGMKADVPTVIDVPIHPEDDVLPMVPPGEHISKVVTRY; encoded by the coding sequence ATGAAAATGTCCGGCGCGAAGGCTCTGGTAAAGGCCCTGGAAAAGCAGGGCGTGAAGCATACGTTTGGTATAATAGGTGGAAGCATAATGCCAGTATTTGACGAGCTATTGGACAGTGAAATAAGGCATATAACCACAAGGCATGAGCAGGGGGCAGCCCATGCAGCAGATGGATATGCAAGGGTCTCAGGAAGGCCAGGAGTTGCAATAACGACCTCGGGTCCAGGAGCAACTAACCTAGTTACGGGAATAGCTACCGCCTATATGGACTCCTCACCTATTGTGGCAATAACTGGTCAAGTGCCGACTTACATGGTTGGGAAGATGGCTTTTCAGGAGACCGACATAATCAACATAACGAAGCCGATAACGAAGTGGAACTATCAGATACAGAAACCTGAGGAAGTTCCCAAGGCAGTAAAGATGGCATTTACTATAGCGACCCTTGGAAGACCTGGGCCGACTCTTCTAGACTTCCCGAAAGACGCTCAAACTGGAGAAGGGGAAATGAACTTTGATGTAGACATCTCTCAGCTAGTTACGCCATGGAGACCACCAAAGCTTGATGCCTGTCCAGAAGAAGTGAAGAAAGCCGTTGACATGATACTTTCCGCGGAGAAGCCGGTATTCATTGTTGGAGGAGGAGTTGTTTGGTCAGGGGCAACCGACGAGGTTCTAGCGATAGCCGAGTACTTAATGATACCAATAATGGCAACCTTCATGGGCAAGGGTGCCGTTCCGGAGAATCACCCATTGTACGTGGGTAACTTGGGAATGCACGGAAAGATAGCAGCAAACAAACTACTCCCTGAGACGGATCTAATAATAGCAGTAGGAATGAGATGGAGCGACAGAACTGTTAGTGAATTCGAGAACTTTGCTCCAAATGCAAAGATAATCCACATAGACATAGATCCAAAGGAAGTTGGTAAGAACGTCAAGGCGCACCTTGGAATAATAGGCGATGCGAAGAGAGTTCTAAGAGCTATCTACAATGAGATCGTGAGGAGGGCCAAGAAGAGGGAAGATTGGCCGTGGTTTAGAAAGGTTCAGGAGTTCAAGGAAAAGTACAGGGAAGAATTAGTTCCAATAGATGGGAACTATCTAAGGCCCCCCGAGATCCTTAAGGAATTGAGAAAGCTATTGCCTGAAGATGCAATAGTGGCAACGGAAGTTGGTCAAAACCAGATGTGGGTAGCCTTGTTCTTCCCGATACTGAAGCCAAGAACTTTCATAACCTCAGGTGGACTTGGAACGATGGGCTTTGGATTCCCGGCAGCGATTGGGGCTAAAGTTGCCAAGCCAGACAAAGTCGTTGTTGATATTGCCGGTGACGGAAGCTTCATGATGTCCGAAAGGGAGTTGGCTACGGCGGTTAACGAGAACATCCCGGTTATAGTGATAATCCTCAACAACTCCTCCCTGGGAATGGTGGCTCAATGGCAGAGAATGTTCTACAACAGGCGCTACGTTGCAACGTACTTCAAGAAGAACCCCGATTTTGCCAAACTAGCTGAGGTTTATGGTGCTCAGGGCTTTAGGGCCGAAACTATGGATGAGCTGATCAAGGCCGTTAAGGAGGGAATGAAGGCTGACGTTCCTACCGTCATAGATGTCCCAATCCACCCGGAGGATGATGTTCTGCCAATGGTTCCTCCGGGGGAGCACATCTCGAAGGTCGTAACGAGGTATTGA